One part of the Nostoc sp. PCC 7120 = FACHB-418 genome encodes these proteins:
- a CDS encoding aspartate kinase produces the protein MALIVQKFGGSSVGSVERIQAVAQRVYKTVKAGNSLVVVVSAMGKTTDGLVKLANEISRNPNRREMDMLLSTGEQVTIALLSMALQELGQPAISMTGAQVGIVTEAEHTRARILHIETERVEGHIKEGKVVVVAGFQGISSNGSLEITTLGRGGSDTSAVALAAALQADFCEIYTDVPGILTTDPRIVPEAQLMGEITCNEMLELASLGAKVLHPRAVEIARNYGMPLVVKSSWTDDPGTWVTTPKPQGRSLINLELARPVDDVELDTDQAKVALLRVPDKPGVAAKLFGEISRQKVDVDLIIQSIHEGNSNDIAFTVTTPILKRAEAVAAAIAPSLRSPSHPKSDEAEVMVEQNIAKVSIAGAGMIGRPGVAAQMFATLAEAGVNIQMISTSEVKVSCVIDAQDGDRAIIALRKAFEIETPLHSQLPTPSSLSTHNSPPVRGVALDLNQARLAIRQVPDRPGMAAQLFGILSQHNISVDMIIQSQRCRIVDGVPRRDIAFTVPRMDGETAQKLLCQVAPELGWGDVVLDSAIAKVSIVGAGMVGQPGVAAKMFEALAKHQINIQMIATSEIKISCVVSQEQGVQALQVIHTAFELAGTEKFVVPA, from the coding sequence ATGGCGCTTATAGTTCAGAAGTTTGGTGGTTCATCTGTCGGTTCAGTAGAACGTATTCAAGCAGTGGCACAGCGTGTCTACAAAACAGTGAAAGCAGGAAATTCACTGGTTGTAGTGGTTTCTGCAATGGGCAAAACCACCGATGGACTCGTCAAACTAGCTAATGAAATTTCTCGCAATCCTAATCGTCGGGAAATGGATATGTTACTGTCCACAGGGGAACAAGTCACCATTGCTCTACTCAGTATGGCATTGCAAGAACTTGGACAACCAGCGATTTCCATGACTGGCGCTCAAGTAGGAATTGTGACAGAAGCTGAACACACCCGCGCCAGAATTTTACACATCGAAACTGAACGAGTAGAAGGCCATATTAAGGAAGGTAAGGTAGTGGTAGTAGCTGGTTTTCAAGGGATATCCAGCAACGGCTCACTAGAAATCACCACTCTAGGGCGCGGTGGTTCCGATACATCAGCCGTGGCTTTAGCAGCAGCATTACAGGCGGATTTCTGTGAAATTTATACAGATGTGCCAGGAATTTTAACTACAGACCCCCGCATAGTGCCTGAAGCCCAGTTAATGGGTGAAATCACCTGTAATGAAATGCTGGAGTTGGCAAGTTTAGGGGCAAAAGTGTTACATCCCCGTGCGGTGGAAATTGCCCGTAACTATGGGATGCCTTTGGTAGTCAAATCTAGCTGGACAGATGATCCTGGTACGTGGGTAACTACACCAAAACCCCAAGGGCGATCGCTCATCAATTTAGAACTAGCCCGGCCAGTGGATGATGTAGAACTTGATACAGACCAAGCTAAAGTCGCTCTGTTACGCGTACCCGATAAACCAGGAGTAGCAGCAAAATTATTTGGGGAAATTTCCCGTCAAAAAGTAGACGTAGATTTAATTATTCAATCAATCCATGAAGGTAACAGTAACGACATCGCCTTTACTGTCACCACACCTATATTAAAACGAGCAGAAGCCGTAGCCGCCGCGATTGCCCCATCCCTCCGCAGTCCATCTCATCCCAAATCAGACGAGGCTGAGGTGATGGTAGAACAAAACATTGCCAAAGTCAGTATTGCTGGTGCAGGGATGATCGGCCGTCCTGGGGTAGCTGCCCAAATGTTCGCCACCTTAGCCGAAGCCGGGGTAAACATTCAAATGATTTCCACCAGCGAAGTCAAAGTTAGTTGTGTTATTGATGCCCAAGACGGCGATCGCGCTATCATTGCCCTCCGCAAAGCCTTTGAAATCGAAACCCCTCTCCACTCACAACTCCCCACGCCCTCTTCCCTCTCCACTCACAACTCCCCTCCCGTTCGCGGTGTCGCCTTAGACTTAAACCAAGCCCGGCTGGCTATTCGTCAAGTCCCAGACCGTCCAGGGATGGCGGCGCAGTTGTTTGGTATTCTCTCCCAGCACAATATCAGCGTAGACATGATCATTCAGTCTCAACGTTGTCGCATTGTTGATGGTGTTCCCCGTCGGGATATTGCTTTTACAGTCCCCCGCATGGATGGGGAAACTGCCCAAAAATTGCTCTGTCAAGTAGCCCCAGAGTTGGGTTGGGGTGATGTGGTTTTGGATAGTGCGATCGCTAAAGTTAGTATTGTCGGTGCGGGGATGGTAGGTCAACCAGGTGTAGCCGCCAAAATGTTTGAAGCATTAGCTAAACACCAAATCAACATTCAAATGATTGCCACCTCCGAAATTAAAATTAGCTGTGTTGTCTCTCAAGAACAAGGTGTACAAGCTTTACAAGTTATTCACACTGCTTTTGAGTTAGCAGGTACCGAGAAATTTGTTGTACCTGCGTAG
- a CDS encoding element excision factor XisH family protein: protein MKEALGQYDIYRYLLEETAPDRKLYIAISTVAYNFFFIQDVTQLILNKHQLPIIVVNLETEEITRWIN from the coding sequence TTGAAAGAGGCACTTGGTCAGTACGATATCTACCGCTATCTTCTAGAGGAAACAGCACCAGACCGTAAGTTGTATATCGCTATCAGCACAGTTGCATACAACTTCTTCTTTATTCAGGATGTAACTCAACTTATTCTCAATAAACATCAACTTCCAATTATTGTTGTAAATTTAGAGACAGAGGAGATTACACGATGGATAAATTAA
- a CDS encoding XisI protein: protein MDKLTDYPKLIQRILSEYIELSNRRSNPDIETFLIVDESKAQYIWMNLGWQNGERVTGMTVYVRIRDGKFWIEEDWTEDGIATDLVRLGVPKEDIVLAFHEPSIRKYTDFAVVS, encoded by the coding sequence ATGGATAAATTAACCGATTATCCTAAATTAATTCAGCGCATTTTGTCTGAATATATAGAACTGAGTAACCGCCGTTCAAACCCAGATATTGAAACATTTTTGATTGTGGATGAATCTAAAGCTCAATATATTTGGATGAATCTCGGTTGGCAAAATGGCGAGCGTGTTACTGGTATGACGGTCTATGTGCGGATTCGTGATGGTAAGTTTTGGATCGAAGAAGATTGGACTGAAGATGGGATCGCAACTGATCTAGTTCGTTTAGGTGTTCCTAAAGAAGACATTGTGCTAGCATTCCATGAGCCTAGTATCAGAAAGTATACAGATTTTGCTGTAGTTTCATGA
- a CDS encoding TetR/AcrR family transcriptional regulator, whose protein sequence is MPKIVDHDQYRKELLSKCFDLFAEKGYGSITMRQIAQGLNVSTGTLYHYFPSKQTLFEQLVEEISQQDVSAALAEMDGAKTIEEAMTALGRYLIKHEDYCIKWTYVWVDFCQSQDVEEVQKNIVFKRVNQRYQQAVCDFLGIQDTVIATFVLSLINGLILEKLWCNQTIDFQEQCALLGKMLTLYLKNNQTNKMANSYLN, encoded by the coding sequence ATGCCTAAGATTGTTGATCATGACCAATATCGGAAAGAACTGCTCAGTAAATGCTTTGATTTATTTGCTGAAAAAGGTTACGGTTCCATCACCATGCGGCAAATTGCTCAAGGTTTGAATGTTTCTACAGGTACGCTGTACCATTACTTTCCTAGTAAACAAACGTTGTTTGAGCAATTAGTAGAAGAAATAAGTCAACAAGATGTGAGTGCAGCATTAGCTGAGATGGATGGAGCCAAAACGATAGAAGAGGCGATGACAGCCTTAGGTAGATATTTGATTAAGCATGAAGATTACTGTATTAAATGGACGTATGTTTGGGTAGATTTTTGCCAAAGTCAAGATGTAGAAGAAGTACAGAAAAATATTGTATTTAAACGAGTTAATCAACGTTATCAGCAAGCCGTTTGTGATTTTTTAGGCATTCAAGATACAGTGATAGCGACCTTTGTTTTGAGCTTGATTAATGGCTTGATTTTAGAAAAACTCTGGTGTAACCAGACAATTGATTTTCAAGAACAATGTGCTTTGTTAGGGAAAATGCTGACACTTTATTTAAAAAATAATCAAACAAATAAAATGGCTAACTCTTATCTTAATTGA
- a CDS encoding ABC exporter membrane fusion protein, which produces MNQKLLFKPANQGVIALVIAATAMTSGIVLYAVSQFGQVSKTSASDAVPTEAIAPKITALGRLEPETEVISLSAPLALDGDRIAQILVEEGDEVQAGQVVAILDSRARLQTAVLQAEKQIRVAQAKLNQVKAGAKTGDIRAQQASVERLQAQSQGDRTGQQQTIARIEAQWQGDRIAQEATIRKLEAELKNAEAEYQRYQQLYSEGAISSSAIDTRRLSVETAKEQLDEAKAVLNRINSTASKELAEAKVALNRINATSNKQISEAKATLTSIAEVRPVDVQAAQTEVEEAIASLKRATTDLEAAYIRAPQAGQILKIHTRVGEKISDDGIADLAQTDQMLAIAEVYQTDIGKVKLGQQAVITSQAFGGELRGKVSQIGLQVGRQNVFSNQPGENLDSRVVEVKIRLNPEDSKKVASFTNLQVQAAIETIQNSK; this is translated from the coding sequence ATGAATCAAAAACTGTTATTTAAGCCTGCTAATCAAGGGGTAATTGCATTAGTGATTGCAGCTACTGCCATGACATCGGGAATTGTTTTGTACGCAGTTAGTCAGTTTGGGCAAGTTAGTAAAACTAGTGCATCGGATGCTGTACCAACTGAGGCGATCGCTCCCAAGATAACTGCTTTGGGTAGACTAGAACCAGAAACAGAAGTGATCAGTTTATCTGCACCATTAGCCTTAGATGGCGATCGCATTGCTCAAATCCTGGTGGAAGAAGGTGATGAAGTGCAAGCTGGACAGGTAGTAGCAATTTTAGACTCCCGCGCCCGCTTGCAAACCGCCGTACTCCAAGCCGAAAAACAAATACGCGTTGCCCAAGCCAAACTCAATCAAGTCAAGGCTGGAGCCAAAACTGGCGATATCCGCGCCCAGCAAGCTAGCGTGGAACGCTTACAAGCCCAATCCCAAGGCGATAGAACAGGACAACAACAAACCATTGCGCGGATAGAAGCGCAATGGCAAGGTGACAGAATCGCCCAAGAAGCCACAATTAGGAAGCTAGAGGCAGAACTGAAAAATGCCGAAGCCGAATATCAACGCTATCAGCAGCTTTACTCAGAAGGGGCAATTTCTAGTTCAGCAATTGATACCAGACGCTTGAGTGTGGAAACTGCCAAAGAGCAACTAGACGAAGCCAAAGCAGTGCTGAACCGGATTAATTCCACTGCTAGCAAAGAACTAGCAGAAGCCAAAGTTGCACTGAACCGGATTAACGCCACCAGTAACAAGCAAATTAGCGAAGCCAAAGCCACACTCACCAGTATTGCCGAAGTTAGACCAGTAGATGTGCAAGCAGCACAAACAGAAGTTGAAGAGGCGATCGCTTCTCTCAAACGCGCCACAACCGACCTAGAAGCAGCTTATATCAGAGCGCCACAGGCGGGACAGATTCTCAAAATTCATACCCGTGTCGGCGAAAAAATCAGTGATGATGGCATTGCTGACTTAGCACAAACCGACCAAATGTTAGCTATTGCCGAAGTCTATCAAACTGATATCGGTAAAGTGAAACTGGGACAGCAAGCAGTCATTACCAGCCAAGCCTTTGGTGGCGAATTGCGAGGAAAAGTGTCCCAAATTGGCTTGCAGGTAGGACGACAAAACGTATTTAGCAACCAGCCAGGAGAGAACCTAGATAGCCGAGTCGTTGAAGTCAAAATTCGCCTCAACCCTGAAGACAGCAAAAAAGTTGCAAGTTTCACAAACTTGCAAGTGCAAGCAGCAATTGAAACAATTCAAAATTCCAAATGA
- the devC gene encoding ABC transporter permease DevC, with translation MFSQIFRKTPLAWRQLMKEKTRLAVAVAGITFADMLMFIQLGFESALFDAAVKPHRNLQADLVLINPQFQTLFSVKSFSRERLYQALGYEGVQSVTPLYIGTGQWRNPETRQDRAILVWGIDPAASAFTFPEIRKNQDQIKQLNQVLFDQAGRPEYGAVGDIFKKTNSFQTELNNIGVNVSGVFSNGASFAADGNVIASDSTFLRLFPERKPDRIEVGLITLKPGVDKEKVRSQLAAGLPNDVIVLTPEGFAQTEKDYWANGTGIGFIFGLGVGVGFIVGIVIVYQILYSDVSDHLPEYATLKAMGYTDRYLLLVLLQEALLLAFLGYLPAYILSFGLYQVTYAATMLPIAMKLERAITVFILTIIMCTASGAIAMRKLRSADPADVF, from the coding sequence ATGTTTTCTCAAATTTTTCGCAAAACTCCGCTAGCTTGGCGGCAGTTAATGAAGGAAAAGACTCGGTTAGCGGTTGCAGTTGCCGGTATTACCTTTGCCGATATGCTGATGTTTATTCAGTTAGGTTTTGAAAGTGCGCTGTTTGATGCGGCTGTGAAACCTCACCGCAATTTACAAGCAGATTTGGTGTTAATTAATCCTCAATTCCAAACTTTGTTTTCAGTCAAAAGCTTTTCTAGAGAAAGGCTATATCAAGCTTTAGGTTATGAGGGTGTGCAGTCAGTAACACCCCTTTATATAGGTACTGGACAGTGGCGTAATCCGGAAACTCGTCAGGATAGAGCCATCTTAGTATGGGGTATAGATCCGGCTGCATCTGCTTTTACATTTCCCGAAATCCGCAAAAATCAAGATCAAATTAAACAGCTAAATCAAGTTTTATTCGATCAAGCTGGCCGCCCAGAATATGGAGCCGTGGGTGATATCTTCAAAAAAACAAACAGCTTTCAAACAGAACTAAATAATATTGGCGTTAATGTTAGCGGAGTGTTTAGCAACGGAGCCTCTTTTGCGGCTGATGGTAATGTCATTGCTAGCGATTCCACATTTTTAAGACTATTTCCCGAACGCAAACCAGACCGCATCGAAGTAGGACTAATCACCCTCAAACCAGGGGTAGATAAAGAAAAAGTGCGATCGCAACTAGCCGCAGGGTTACCCAATGACGTTATAGTCTTGACTCCAGAAGGGTTTGCTCAAACTGAAAAAGATTACTGGGCAAATGGGACTGGTATTGGTTTCATTTTTGGGTTAGGTGTGGGAGTAGGGTTTATTGTCGGCATTGTAATTGTTTATCAGATTCTTTACTCTGATGTTTCTGATCACTTGCCAGAATATGCCACTCTCAAGGCAATGGGTTATACAGACCGCTATCTCTTATTAGTCCTTCTGCAAGAAGCATTGTTATTAGCTTTCCTTGGCTATCTCCCAGCTTATATCTTGTCTTTTGGGCTATATCAAGTTACTTACGCAGCAACTATGTTGCCCATAGCTATGAAACTAGAACGGGCAATCACTGTATTTATTCTCACCATTATCATGTGTACCGCTTCCGGTGCGATCGCTATGCGAAAACTTCGTTCTGCTGATCCTGCCGATGTGTTTTAG
- a CDS encoding DevA family ABC transporter ATP-binding protein, which yields MLQEFVSGTNNSPSSLEPVISVSNLNHYFGSGGLRKQVLFDINLTINAGEIVIMTGPSGSGKTTLLTLMGGLRSAQEGSLKILGQEICGASKNQLTKLRRQIGYIFQAHNLMTFLTAKENVRMSLELHDEFFHEDINSKAIAMLETVGLGDRVNYYAENLSGGQKQRVAIARALVSHPKIVLADEPTAALDKKSGRDVVELMQKLAKEQGCTILLVTHDNRILDIADRIIYMEDGQLKSDDMDIAAKMH from the coding sequence ATGTTACAAGAATTTGTCTCTGGAACCAATAACTCCCCATCCTCTTTAGAACCAGTCATTTCTGTTAGCAATCTCAATCATTATTTTGGTTCAGGTGGGCTTCGCAAACAAGTATTATTTGATATTAATTTGACTATTAACGCTGGGGAAATTGTGATTATGACGGGGCCTTCAGGCTCTGGGAAAACGACTTTATTAACTTTGATGGGTGGCTTGCGTTCGGCTCAAGAAGGGAGCTTGAAGATTTTAGGACAGGAAATATGTGGAGCTAGCAAAAATCAGTTAACTAAACTGCGTCGTCAGATTGGTTATATCTTCCAAGCTCATAACCTGATGACTTTTTTAACTGCAAAAGAAAATGTGCGAATGTCTCTAGAATTGCATGATGAGTTTTTTCATGAAGACATTAACTCCAAAGCGATCGCTATGTTAGAAACTGTTGGTTTAGGTGATAGGGTAAATTACTACGCCGAAAATCTTTCTGGAGGTCAAAAACAACGGGTAGCGATCGCCCGCGCCCTAGTCAGTCATCCTAAAATTGTTTTAGCAGACGAACCTACGGCAGCTCTAGATAAAAAATCGGGACGTGATGTTGTGGAACTAATGCAGAAACTAGCCAAAGAACAAGGCTGTACAATTTTGCTAGTTACCCACGACAACCGTATCTTAGATATTGCCGATCGCATCATATACATGGAAGATGGTCAGCTAAAAAGCGATGATATGGATATTGCCGCCAAAATGCACTAA
- a CDS encoding Uma2 family endonuclease — MNQPTTEKVRWNTTDLALFPEDGKRYEIIDGELFVTRAPHWKHQRVCVRISTALDNWSQITGLGEVAIAPGIIFGDNDNVIPDVVWASNERLSNLLDEAGHLTAAPELVVEVLSLGNENERRDRELKLKLYSSQGVREYWIIDWRKQQVEVYRREQGILKLVVTLFHGDELNSPLLPNFTCAIAPLFG; from the coding sequence ATGAACCAGCCGACGACAGAAAAAGTTCGCTGGAATACCACCGACTTAGCTTTATTTCCAGAAGACGGGAAGCGGTATGAAATTATCGATGGGGAATTGTTTGTGACGAGAGCGCCTCACTGGAAACATCAGCGAGTTTGTGTCAGAATCAGTACCGCTTTAGATAATTGGTCACAGATTACTGGTCTGGGGGAAGTGGCGATCGCTCCAGGGATAATTTTCGGTGATAATGATAACGTAATTCCCGATGTTGTTTGGGCTAGCAATGAGAGACTATCTAATTTATTAGATGAGGCTGGTCATTTGACGGCTGCACCGGAACTGGTGGTAGAGGTATTATCACTGGGAAATGAGAATGAAAGGCGAGATAGAGAACTGAAACTTAAGCTCTACTCATCACAAGGTGTCAGAGAATATTGGATTATAGATTGGCGTAAGCAACAGGTGGAAGTATATCGGCGTGAACAGGGGATTTTAAAGTTAGTCGTCACGTTGTTTCATGGTGATGAACTTAACTCACCCCTTTTGCCTAATTTTACCTGTGCGATCGCTCCTTTGTTTGGTTAG
- the purF gene encoding amidophosphoribosyltransferase, with product MIPIDSVTPDEYPNQTNNPIDSQENRPDKPEEACGVFGIYAPGENVAKLTYFGLYALQHRGQESAGIATFEGTTVHLHKDMGLVSQVFNESILEELPGDIGVGHTRYSTTGSSRKVNAQPAVLDTRLGKLALAHNGNLVNTVKLRQELVNSNCNLVTTTDSEMIAFAIAQAVNAGADWLDGAIQAFHRCEGAFSLVIGTPVGVMGVRDTNGIRPLVIGILPGNPVRYVLSSETCGLDIIGAEFLRDVEPGEVVWITEKGLASYHWSQKPERRLCIFEMIYFARPDSQMHNESLYSYRMRLGRQLAAESYVDADIVFGVPDSGIPAAIGFSQASGVAYGEGLIKNRYVGRTFIQPTQTMRESGIKMKLNPLKDVLAGKRVIIVDDSIVRGTTSRKLVKALRDAGAAEVHMRISSPPVTHPCFYGIDTDSQDQLIAATKSVEEIAKQLEVESLAYLSWDGMLEATREDKNSFCSACFTGDYPVGIPEQVKRAKLILEKVVV from the coding sequence ATGATTCCCATTGATTCCGTCACTCCGGATGAGTACCCTAATCAGACTAACAACCCAATTGATAGTCAAGAAAATCGTCCTGACAAGCCAGAAGAGGCTTGTGGAGTTTTCGGCATTTACGCCCCAGGAGAAAATGTTGCAAAACTGACCTACTTTGGATTGTATGCCCTGCAACATCGGGGTCAAGAATCAGCTGGCATTGCCACGTTTGAGGGTACAACAGTTCACCTGCATAAAGACATGGGTTTGGTTTCTCAAGTCTTTAATGAGTCGATTTTAGAAGAGTTGCCTGGTGATATCGGCGTTGGTCATACCCGTTACTCTACCACTGGTTCCAGCCGCAAAGTTAATGCCCAGCCTGCTGTCCTAGACACTCGTTTAGGCAAGCTAGCTCTAGCACATAATGGTAATTTAGTCAATACTGTGAAGTTGCGCCAAGAGTTAGTTAATAGCAACTGCAACCTAGTGACAACCACAGACTCAGAAATGATTGCTTTTGCGATCGCTCAAGCAGTCAACGCAGGTGCGGACTGGTTAGATGGGGCGATTCAAGCATTCCATCGTTGCGAGGGAGCTTTTAGCTTAGTGATTGGCACACCTGTTGGTGTGATGGGAGTGCGTGACACCAACGGCATTCGTCCTCTGGTAATTGGGATTTTGCCTGGTAATCCTGTGCGCTATGTTTTATCCTCGGAAACTTGTGGTTTAGACATTATTGGCGCTGAATTTCTACGAGATGTAGAACCAGGTGAAGTAGTTTGGATTACCGAAAAAGGTTTAGCTTCCTACCACTGGAGTCAAAAGCCAGAACGAAGATTGTGTATTTTCGAGATGATTTATTTTGCTCGTCCCGATAGCCAAATGCACAACGAGAGTTTGTACAGTTATCGGATGCGTTTAGGAAGGCAACTAGCAGCCGAATCCTACGTAGATGCTGATATTGTCTTTGGTGTACCTGATTCTGGTATTCCTGCTGCTATTGGATTTTCCCAGGCTTCTGGTGTTGCCTACGGTGAAGGGTTAATTAAGAATCGCTATGTTGGTCGCACCTTTATTCAGCCAACCCAAACCATGCGGGAGTCGGGGATTAAGATGAAACTCAACCCCCTCAAAGATGTGCTGGCGGGTAAAAGAGTGATTATCGTTGATGACTCCATTGTCAGAGGTACTACTAGCCGCAAACTAGTTAAAGCTTTACGTGATGCTGGTGCAGCCGAAGTACATATGCGGATTTCTTCCCCACCAGTAACTCATCCTTGTTTCTACGGAATTGATACTGATTCTCAAGACCAGCTAATTGCTGCTACTAAGTCAGTAGAAGAGATTGCCAAGCAATTAGAAGTAGAAAGCCTGGCCTATCTCAGTTGGGATGGGATGTTAGAAGCAACCAGAGAAGACAAAAATAGTTTCTGTTCTGCCTGTTTTACAGGTGATTACCCTGTTGGTATTCCTGAACAGGTGAAACGCGCTAAGTTGATTTTAGAAAAGGTAGTAGTTTAG
- the purL gene encoding phosphoribosylformylglycinamidine synthase subunit PurL yields the protein MTATSPFSPQEIAAEGIKPEEYAEIVRRLGRHPNKAELGMFGVMWSEHCCYKNSRPLLKQFPTTGPRILVGPGENAGVVDLGEGLQLAFKIESHNHPSAVEPFQGAATGVGGILRDIFTMGARPIALLNSLRFGSLEDPKTQRLFSGVVAGISHYGNCVGVPTVGGEVYFDPAYSGNPLVNVMALGLMETPEIVKSGAAGIGNPVLYVGSTTGRDGMGGASFASAELSDESIDDRPAVQVGDPFLEKSLIEACLEAFKTGAVVAAQDMGAAGITCSTSEMAAKGGVGIELDLDKIPVRETRMVPYEYLLSESQERMLFVAHQGREQELIDIFHRWGLQAVVAGTVIAEPIVRIFFQGAIAAEIPADALAENTPLYERELLAEPPEYARLAWEWSSEALPTGTTAGIEIQGNLHSWQDILLTLLNTPTIASKNWVYRQYDHQVQNNTVFLPGGADAAVVRLRPLEGQGSRGAGEQGGVNSLSGVAATVDCNPRYVYLDPYEGAKAVVAEAARNLSCVGAEPLAVTDNLNFGSPEKPIGYWQLSEACRGLAEGCRELATPVTGGNVSLYNETFDTQGNPQPIYPTPVVGMVGLIADLTKICGQGWQGVGDVIYLLGASITTLGASEYLATIHNTVAGRPPRVDFDLERRVQKVCREGIHAGSVRSAHDCAEGGLAVALAESCLAGNLGAEIHLEVSPTQLQRLDEVLFGEGGARILVSVVSTQQATWESYLQEHLGQNWQKLGIVGNTDTDLAVLTTDNQTLIRVSIEEMNDRYQNAIARRLAL from the coding sequence ATGACTGCCACATCTCCCTTTTCCCCTCAAGAAATTGCTGCTGAAGGCATCAAACCAGAAGAATACGCAGAAATTGTCCGAAGATTAGGCCGTCATCCCAATAAAGCTGAACTGGGAATGTTTGGGGTGATGTGGTCAGAACATTGTTGCTACAAAAATTCTCGCCCCCTACTCAAACAGTTTCCCACCACAGGCCCCCGCATTCTGGTAGGCCCAGGGGAAAATGCTGGGGTTGTGGATTTAGGTGAAGGATTGCAACTGGCATTTAAGATTGAATCTCACAACCACCCTTCAGCAGTTGAACCCTTTCAAGGCGCTGCCACTGGTGTGGGGGGTATTCTCAGAGATATTTTTACAATGGGTGCGCGTCCCATTGCTTTGTTAAATTCTTTACGTTTTGGTTCCTTAGAAGACCCCAAAACCCAAAGATTATTTTCTGGCGTAGTTGCTGGAATTTCCCACTATGGTAACTGTGTCGGTGTTCCTACTGTCGGTGGTGAAGTTTATTTTGATCCCGCCTATTCAGGAAATCCCCTAGTAAATGTCATGGCTTTGGGATTAATGGAAACACCAGAAATTGTCAAATCTGGAGCTGCTGGTATCGGTAATCCTGTATTGTACGTGGGTTCCACTACGGGACGGGATGGTATGGGAGGGGCGAGTTTTGCCAGTGCGGAATTAAGTGATGAGTCAATCGATGACCGTCCGGCTGTGCAGGTGGGTGATCCTTTTTTGGAAAAATCATTAATTGAAGCTTGTTTAGAAGCATTTAAAACAGGTGCAGTGGTCGCGGCTCAAGATATGGGTGCGGCGGGAATTACCTGTTCTACTTCCGAGATGGCGGCTAAAGGTGGGGTAGGGATTGAGTTAGATTTGGATAAAATTCCTGTGCGGGAAACACGGATGGTTCCTTATGAATATTTACTATCAGAATCTCAAGAACGAATGTTATTTGTTGCTCATCAAGGACGAGAGCAAGAATTAATCGATATATTCCACCGTTGGGGACTACAGGCGGTTGTTGCCGGTACAGTGATTGCCGAACCTATTGTCAGAATTTTCTTTCAAGGTGCAATTGCTGCGGAAATTCCGGCTGATGCTTTAGCAGAGAATACCCCACTTTACGAGCGTGAGTTATTGGCAGAACCCCCAGAATATGCTCGTCTAGCTTGGGAATGGTCATCTGAAGCCTTACCTACTGGTACAACTGCGGGTATTGAGATTCAAGGAAATCTGCACAGTTGGCAGGATATTTTGTTAACTTTGCTCAATACTCCCACGATCGCCTCGAAAAATTGGGTGTATCGTCAATATGACCACCAGGTGCAGAATAATACGGTTTTCCTCCCTGGTGGTGCAGATGCGGCAGTTGTGCGCTTACGTCCCCTAGAAGGGCAGGGGAGCAGAGGAGCAGGGGAGCAGGGGGGAGTTAATAGCCTCAGTGGTGTTGCGGCTACGGTGGATTGCAATCCTCGGTATGTTTACCTTGATCCCTATGAGGGAGCTAAGGCAGTGGTAGCAGAAGCAGCCCGGAATCTTAGCTGTGTGGGGGCAGAACCTTTGGCGGTGACAGATAACTTAAATTTTGGCAGTCCAGAAAAACCCATTGGTTATTGGCAATTGTCGGAGGCTTGTCGGGGTTTGGCGGAAGGTTGTCGAGAATTGGCAACCCCGGTCACTGGTGGGAATGTCTCTCTATATAACGAAACCTTTGACACTCAAGGCAACCCCCAACCAATTTACCCAACTCCAGTTGTGGGGATGGTGGGGTTGATTGCTGATTTAACCAAAATTTGCGGTCAAGGTTGGCAAGGTGTAGGTGATGTGATTTACCTTTTAGGCGCATCTATTACCACTTTAGGCGCATCTGAATATTTAGCGACTATTCACAACACTGTAGCAGGCAGACCCCCACGGGTAGATTTTGATTTAGAACGCCGTGTACAAAAAGTTTGTCGTGAAGGGATTCATGCAGGTTCGGTACGTTCAGCTCATGATTGTGCTGAGGGGGGTTTAGCCGTGGCGCTGGCAGAATCTTGTCTTGCTGGCAACCTGGGGGCAGAAATTCACCTAGAAGTTTCTCCTACTCAGTTACAACGCCTGGATGAGGTGCTGTTTGGTGAGGGTGGAGCCAGAATTTTAGTATCTGTAGTATCAACACAGCAAGCAACTTGGGAATCCTATTTACAGGAACATCTAGGACAAAATTGGCAAAAATTAGGCATAGTTGGAAATACCGATACAGATCTGGCGGTTTTAACTACTGATAATCAAACCTTAATCCGCGTTAGCATCGAAGAAATGAACGATCGCTATCAAAATGCGATCGCTAGAAGGTTAGCCCTGTGA